The genome window ACGCTATATTCGGTAACATGGTAGCTGACTGGGAAATTTCTCCCTCCTTCAGCATAATGGGGCGCTATTCACTGAACCGGAGTGATGAGGTGCGTGAAACAAAAATCTCACCGGGGTACAGCAGGGAGCCAAATAACGGTACTTATGGTATTGCCAATTTAGGGCGGCTTGAAACAAACATGAAAGTTCTTGCAACCTATACCAGGGACTGGGAAGACTTTTATTTCTCAGCTTCAGGGGGAGGGAATATTCTTTATTCAAGGAGTTCCAACTCCAGCAATTCAGCCAAGAATGGTAGCGGACTTATTGTTCCCAATGTTTACACGGTACAGAACATAAGTTCGGCCTCGCTGAATTACAGTTCCGCCCTGTACGAAAGGGCTGTCAACAGCGTATATGGTCTTGCTAATTTCGGGTGGAGGGATATGGTTTACCTTGACCTGACAGCAAGAAACGACTGGTCCAGCACTTTGCCGGCTGAGAATAACTCCTATTTTTATCCCTCTGCCTCACTCAGTTTTCTGGTAAACGAGGCTTTTGATTTAGGCCGGAATGTAAACATGCTTAAACTTCGCGGAGGCTGGGCACAGGTGGGTAACGACACATCACCCTACAGCCTGACCTCTGTTTACGGCGATTCGGGCCAGTGGGGCGATGCAATAAGGCTTAATAAGCCCGGCACCCTGTTGACTCCCGATCTTAAGCCGGAGCAGGCCACCTCAAAGGAGATAGGAGTTGAGGCACGTGTTTTTAACAACAGGCTCAGGTTTGACGGTACCTATTACCAGGTAGAGAACCGCAACCAGATACTTGGTAATATTCCTCTTGCAGCTTCGTCGGGGTTCAGTAACATAAAACTGAATACGGGGTTGCTTGATAGCCAAGGTGTTGAGCTAATGCTGGGAGTCACACCTGTTCGGACAAATGATTGGAACTGGGACCTGAATATTAATTTCACAAAGAACGAAACAATAATCAGGGAGCTTGCCGAAGGAGTTGAATTTATTCAATTCTGGGGTGACAACAAGATGGATGCCAGGGGGTACGCCTATGATCCCGAAGCAGGACATAACGGGCTGGTTGGTAACCTTTACGCGCCACTTAAGAAAAAAGTTACCGATGAAAACTCCCCCTATTACGGATATCCTATTGTGAGTACAGCTACTGGCAATGGTTGGATACCGGAAGAAGAACCGTCACTGATCGGGAATTACAATCCTGATTTTATAATGGGGCTGCAATCGCAGCTTCGCTTTAAAAACTTTACACTGAGTGCCACATTTGACTGGAGGTCCGGTGGCCAGTATGTTTCACAGACATATCGCTATTATGGAAATCATGCTCAAACTCAAACCTGGCTTGATAATAACCTGGTTCATCCGGGCGATCGCGGACTTGGAAAAGAGCTTCGTGACTGGGTGGTAGCAAATGATGACTGGCTGGTAAAGACCGAGGAAATGCTTCTGGTTGGTGGACCAACCCCTGATTATGGCGGATTTCCCGAAGCACTAAGCGGTATTACAGTATATGATGGATTGTTCTCTCCCGGTGTGCTTGGTTATCATGATGATGATGGGAATTTTATTTTGGTGCGTGAAAACCTTGGAAACGAGGGGACAAATATTTTTCCTTACATATTAAGTAATCCCTGGGATTTCGGGACCCAAAATGTCTTTGATGCAGATTATATTAAATTACGTGAAGTTTCCCTTGGCTTTCAGTTGCCGCAAAGTATTGCAAACAGTTTACGGGTTAAAAGCGCCAGTATTTCTGTTTACAGCCGTAATATAATGTTGTGGACCAAGGATTCGGATTTTGGCACTGATCCTGAAAGGGCTTACCAGGCAGAATCCAGCACTGGTAACAGGGGCATGCAGTTCAAGCAGGGAATAGAGAGATACAATGTTGACCCGCGTGTAATTCCCATTGGTTTTAGATTAGACCTTAATTTTTAGAAACTAAAAAGTTAAAATTATGTATAGAATAAAAGATAGCTTTAAAATACTTCTGGCCCTGGTACTTGTTTTTTCTGTTTCCTGCCATGACCTTGAAGAGATCAATATCAATCCCAATGGTGTCGATCCGCAAAAGGCCGATCCTAATTTGTTAATGGCTACAATAATAACCGGTGTGGGCCAGAATGTTGTGGACCTGGGGTTTGGCGATATTGCCGGAGTTATGCAGCATACCCAGAAAGATGGATGGAGCGGCAGTCATAACAGTTATGAATGGGATAACGAAAGTAAGAGTTGGCGCACTTATTATAATATCTTAAGAAATATAGATGAGTTTTATAAAAAAGCTGTTGAGAGAGATCTTGAATTTCACCAAGGAGTAGCCAAGGTGATGGAGGCATATACTTTCGGGTTGATAGCCGATCTTTATGGTGATGCGCCATATTCCCAGGCAGTGAAAGGGGAAGGGGGCAGTGAGTTTTTCAGCCCGGTGTTTGATCCCCAGAGAGATATTTACCTGGGTATCCTTTCCGACCTGGAAACAGCAAACACTTTATTGTCCAAAAGTCAGGGAGCTTATCAAAGCATTAATGCAACCCAGGATGTGTTGTTCCGGGGAGATGCTGCAAAATGGAGGAAGTTTGCCAATTCCCTTGCATTGAGGTATTATATGAGAATTTCCGAAAAGGAACCTTCTGTTGCAGAACAGGGGATAAGCAATATTTACGGTAACCCCTCAGATTATCCTTTGATAACAAGTTATAATGATGATGCCAACATGGAATATATTGGTTCTTCCCCGGAAAATGCGTGGCCTACCAATACTGTTTTTGACATTGACCCGAGTGGCCAGTATAACAGGAAAAAGTTGTGTGTTACCCTGGTGGAAGCCCTGCAGGCATTGGATGATCCCAGGCTGGGGGTGTGGGCCAATAAAATTGAAATACC of Bacteroidales bacterium contains these proteins:
- a CDS encoding SusC/RagA family TonB-linked outer membrane protein → GYQEQRLEIKGRQKINVELIPSVEEIDEVVVTALGLSREKKSLGYSVEEVSGEEMTRVAQENVLNSMAGKVTGVTINSTGGAGSSVSMVIRGATSLSTDNQPLFVVDGVPMFNTVNNVGGFGDRNLVDYGNAISDLNPEDIQDVSILKGPSAAALYGTRAGNGVVLITTKQAGDRDGLEVSVTSNTVFDIPHGFLDITKKFGPGYFPIRPEDIGGGVLPYSDSRGNTGSELDKGYWAPQWHSPLDANGERVPIELVSYPDNIKNFVNTGFTTTNGVSVSNSTELIDFRLGITNMIHGGLIPNSDLGKNTFVLSASSRAFENVTISTDINFSNTGADNRPSSNRGTNPLQWAYQTPNNIPIEELSDYWVPGAEGLEVVTISPAYSENPYFLAHEVNNSFDRNAIFGNMVADWEISPSFSIMGRYSLNRSDEVRETKISPGYSREPNNGTYGIANLGRLETNMKVLATYTRDWEDFYFSASGGGNILYSRSSNSSNSAKNGSGLIVPNVYTVQNISSASLNYSSALYERAVNSVYGLANFGWRDMVYLDLTARNDWSSTLPAENNSYFYPSASLSFLVNEAFDLGRNVNMLKLRGGWAQVGNDTSPYSLTSVYGDSGQWGDAIRLNKPGTLLTPDLKPEQATSKEIGVEARVFNNRLRFDGTYYQVENRNQILGNIPLAASSGFSNIKLNTGLLDSQGVELMLGVTPVRTNDWNWDLNINFTKNETIIRELAEGVEFIQFWGDNKMDARGYAYDPEAGHNGLVGNLYAPLKKKVTDENSPYYGYPIVSTATGNGWIPEEEPSLIGNYNPDFIMGLQSQLRFKNFTLSATFDWRSGGQYVSQTYRYYGNHAQTQTWLDNNLVHPGDRGLGKELRDWVVANDDWLVKTEEMLLVGGPTPDYGGFPEALSGITVYDGLFSPGVLGYHDDDGNFILVRENLGNEGTNIFPYILSNPWDFGTQNVFDADYIKLREVSLGFQLPQSIANSLRVKSASISVYSRNIMLWTKDSDFGTDPERAYQAESSTGNRGMQFKQGIERYNVDPRVIPIGFRLDLNF
- a CDS encoding SusD/RagB family nutrient-binding outer membrane lipoprotein yields the protein MYRIKDSFKILLALVLVFSVSCHDLEEININPNGVDPQKADPNLLMATIITGVGQNVVDLGFGDIAGVMQHTQKDGWSGSHNSYEWDNESKSWRTYYNILRNIDEFYKKAVERDLEFHQGVAKVMEAYTFGLIADLYGDAPYSQAVKGEGGSEFFSPVFDPQRDIYLGILSDLETANTLLSKSQGAYQSINATQDVLFRGDAAKWRKFANSLALRYYMRISEKEPSVAEQGISNIYGNPSDYPLITSYNDDANMEYIGSSPENAWPTNTVFDIDPSGQYNRKKLCVTLVEALQALDDPRLGVWANKIEIPLVLDPANPDRDEIVDGKRYIGQNVVDAYLAGVGAPLNYDEEYVGLPPAATGASTYNLNPNIDQGTYNPHVSMLNDIYKDVSGPLLLARMMSASEVHFILAEAAMKGWISGDAQTHYNEGVKQSLNAWNVGNEYENYIANAPFGGLEELIEQKWIASWSAAAEAWFDYRRTGLPDLEPGEAAIRQALPLRFYYHLNDEIALNYENAQAAINNLETTDFTAPDGKNSAWSKFWLLQGTGKPW